The following are encoded together in the Populus trichocarpa isolate Nisqually-1 chromosome 5, P.trichocarpa_v4.1, whole genome shotgun sequence genome:
- the LOC7489779 gene encoding peptidyl-prolyl cis-trans isomerase CYP65, translating into MGKKQHSKDRMYITKTEWATEWGGAKSKQLQTPFKRLPFYCCALTFTPFEFPVCTADGSVFDLMHITPYIRKYGKHPVTGAPLKQGDLIPLNFHKNSEGEYHCPVLNKVFTEFTHIVSVKTTGNVFCYEAIKELNIKTKNWKELLTDELFTKDDLITIQNPNAIDSRSTLDFDHVKNALEIDDEELKKMSSDPSYNINISGDIKQMLAELGTEKGRQIALHGGGGSKAQNERAAALVAILAARSRIKEDPQSTSNKLPRAYSIVDAASASVHGRSAAAAKAAPDDKTAARIAMHMAGERAPVNSTMVKSRFTTGAASRSFTSTSFDPVTKNEFEYVKVEKNPKKKGYVQLQTTHGDLNIELHCDITPRTCENFITHCERGYYTGVAFHRSIRNFMIQGGDPTGTGRGGESIWGKPFNDEPNSKLLHSGRGVVSMANSGPHTNGSQFFILYKSANHLNFKHTVFGGVVGGMTTLAAMEKVPVDDNDRPLEEIKITSVTVFVNPYTELDEEEQEKAKDEKDIGDEENEKIGSWYSNPGTGTTESGTVGGGGGVGKYLKAKNAKTESTAIDSGSSTIAVTKKRKVGVSTAEFKDFSGW; encoded by the exons ATGGGGAAGAAACAGCACAGCAAAGATCGAATgtacataacaaaaacagaatgGGCCACGGAATGGGGCGGTGCCAAATCCAAACAACTCCAAACTCCTTTCAAACGTCTTCCTTTCTATTGCTGCGC CCTTACATTTACGCCGTTTGAGTTTCCAGTTTGCACAGCAGATGGCAGTGTATTTGATTTAAT GCACATAACTCCGTACATAAGGAAGTATGGGAAGCATCCTGTTACCGGAGCTCCGTTAAAGCAGGGTGATCTTATACCACTCAATTTCCATAAGAATTCTGAAG GAGAGTATCATTGCCCTGTGCTGAACAAAGTTTTTACAGAATTCACACATATAGTTTCTGTGAAGACTACAGGAAATGTGTTCTGCTATGAG GcaattaaagaattaaacaTCAAGACAAAAAACTGGAAAGAACTACTGACAGATGAACTGTTCACAAAGGATGACCTCATAACAATTCAG AATCCAAATGCCATTGATAGTAGGAGTACTCTTGATTTTGATCATGTTAAGAATGCTCTGGAAATTGATGATGAAG AGCTAAAGAAGATGAGTTCGGATCCATcttataatataaacatatCTGGAGATATCAAGCAAATGTTGGCAGAGCTTGGAACCGAGAAAGGAAGGCAAATTGCTCTTCATGGAGGTGGAGGCAGCAAGGCACAAAATGAAAGGGCTGCTGCCCTTGTTGCCATTTTGGCTGCCAGGTCACGCATTAAAGAGGATCCCCAATCAACTTCAAACAAACTTCCAAGAGCTTATAGTATTGTAGATGCTGCATCTGCTTCAGTTCATGGAAGAAGTGCAGCAGCAGCTAAAGCTGCACCAGATGACAAAACTGCTGCTCGGATAGCTATGCACATGGCTGGTGAGAGGGCGCCTGTGAATTCAACAATG GTAAAGAGCCGTTTTACAACTGGTGCTGCTTCACGATCCTTCACTTCAACCTCTTTTGATCCTGTCACAAAAAATGAGTTTGAATATgtcaaagttgaaaaaaatccaaagaagaaAGGTTATGTTCAGCTGCAGACAACACATGGAGATCTAAACATTGAGCTTCACTGTGATATAACTCCAAGGACTTGTGAGAACTTCATCACTCATTGTGAGCGAGGTTATTATACTGGAGTGGCTTTTCATAGAAGCATTCG GAATTTTATGATTCAAGGTGGTGATCCTACTGGCACTGGGAGAGGAGGCGAATCTATATGGGGGAAGCCTTTCAACGATGAGCCAAACTCCAAGTTGCTCCACTCTGGAAGGGGTGTTGTCAGCATGGCTAATAGTGGTCCCCACACCAATGGTTCTCAGTTTTTCATCCTCTACAAGTCTGCCAATCATTTGAACTTTAAACATACAGTTTTTGGTGGAGTTGTTGGTGGCATGACTACATTGGCGGCAATGGAAAAAGTTCCTGTTGATGACAATGACCGACCTCTG GAGGAGATAAAGATAACTAGTGTAACGGTATTTGTCAATCCTTACACAGAACTTGATGAAGAAGAGCAAGAGAAGGCTAAAGATGAGAAGGATATCGGGGACGAAGAGAAT gaaaagatTGGGTCATGGTATAGCAATCCAGGCACAGGAACTACAGAAAGTGGAACtgtgggtggtggtggtggtgttggaaAGTACTTGAAAGCAAAAAATGCTAAAACTGAATCCACTGCAATCGACAGTGGTTCATCAACAATTGCTGTGacgaagaaaaggaaagtggGAGTTTCGACAGCGGAGTTCAAGGACTTCTCTGGCTGGTGA